AGCGGGCGGAACGACGCCGACTGCGGGATGTCGTCGACGACGTGGACGAGATGAGGGCGCTCTTCGGCCCGGTACTCCCCCAGCGCGATCCGCAGTTGTGTGGCCGTGAGCGAGTCCGGCGTGACCCCGGGCCGGAGGGTCATCGCCGCGACGACGACCTGGTGGCCGGGTTCGCCGACCCCGTAGACGACGACCTGGTCGACGCTCTTCAGTCGGGACAGGGCGTGGGCGATCGGGGGGATGAACACCGGGCCGTCCGCGGTCCGGAGCACGCGGTCGGTCGCTCCGAGGAAGTACAGGTCGCCGTCGGCGTCGCGCACGAACAAGTGACCCGACACCTCCCACCGATCACGCGTCGTGAAGACGTCGCGGAGCACCGTCCCGTTGGTGTCGAACTTGTGCTTGGCCTTGGCGAGGAGCAGACCGGGCTCCCCTGTCTCCGCCCGGCGGACGAAGCCCGAGTCGTCGATGAGCAACCGGTCGCCGACGATGTCGTAGGCCGCGACCTCGACCGGGTTCGTCTCCGGCAGCGGCCGGCCGACGGAGGACAACTTGTCCCCGGAGACGTTCGCGAGGATCGCCGAGCCGTCGGCGGTCGCGAAGAACTCGAGGATGCGCGCGCGGGGAAACTCGAGCACACGTCCTCCCAGAGTCCCGCCGACATACCCGAGCCCATGAACAACCGGATCGGGTTGTGCTGGTTGATGTGGAAGTCGGGGTCGCGAACGATGCCGCTGAGCATCGACCAGGTGTAGGACACGACGGTGATGCCGTAGCGCTGCACCTCGACGGCGAAGTTCTTGGGATCGATGCCGTTCGACAGCGCGATCCTCGACCGCCCGACCACCGTCGCCCCCAGGGTCGTGAGCAGCCCCGACGCGTGGTGCAGCGGCGGCAGGCAGTACACGGTGTCGCGGTCGGTGAGCGCCGCCGCGGCCGCGGCGCCGAAGGCCGACATCGCGAACCGGTGGTTGGTCACCGGCCACGGGACGAGCTTGCCGTAAGCCCGGCTGAACAGGATGAACGCGAGGTCGCCCGCGAGACCGGGGTCGGGCCGGTACCAGGTCGGCATCACGACTTCGTCGGGATCGATGCGTTCCATGTCGACGATCGAGGTGCCGTCCGCACCGTCGATCGCCCGGGAGTCGCCACTGCCGCCGCCGAGTACCAGGACGCGGTCGGAGGCGGCACTGGCGAGATCGAGATTGGTGGGGTCGGTGACGATGACCGAGCTGTCGGCGAGCCGCATCATCTCGCGGACGTCGGCGTCCGCGGCGAGCAGCACCGCCACCGCGCCCAGACGCGAGAGCGCCGCGATGACGACCAGGGCGCTCGGCCGGGTGTCCATCAGGACACCGATGTGCTGGCCGGGGCGGATGCAGCAGTCGACCAGCCCGGCGACCACGTTGTCGATACGCGTGTCCACCTGGGCGTGGGTGAGCACACGGTTCTCGAAGAGGAACAGTTCCTTGTCGCCGCCGCGCTTGGTGTTCTCGGCCATCAGCTTCGACAGGGAAATGCGCGTACCGCTCTGGATCTGTCCCAGCCGGAACAATCGGGGGACGGTCCGCACCGACTCCGAGGCGACGGCTCGCGAGGTGCGTTGCAGGGAGTTGGCGAGGCCGAGCAGCTCGCGCGAGGCGGCGGTGCCGGCGTCGGCCACCGACCCCACCCCGTGCGTGAGTCGCGACGACAGGCTGACCCCGCCGCCGTGACCCGGCTCGACGAGCGACATCTCGGAGACGAGTTCGGGGCGCGGACCGTTGTCGGAGAGCCAGTTCACCCAGTCGGAGGTCGTCGGCCAGGTGTGTTCACCGGCCGCGCTGCCGACCACGAGTCCGAAATGTCCGGCCGGCAAGGTGGATTCGTACACCTCCGCGTCGGGCGCGGCGCGGACGATGCCCCGTACCGCCGCCGGTTGCCCGATGTCGTCGGCATCGCCCACGAACGCGAGCACCGGGCAGGTGATCTCCGCGAGGGACACCAGATCGCCGTTGATCACGAAGCCGCCGGAGACCATGCGGTTGTGCGCCACGAACTGCCGGAGCAGCTCGGCGATCGCCGGGCCGGACCATGCGACCCAGCCGTCGGCCTCCAGGAAGCGGCGCTGGTCCTCCCGTGGGAGCAGCGCCTCACGATCGTGCAGACGGCGCAGGAAGTCGATGCGGCTGCGCACCGTCTTCACCGGATCCAGGAGCTGGAAGCCGGTGCGCGCCATCCAATCCCGCACCCAGAGATTGCGTGAGAACGCCTTGTCGGCCAGGAACTCGGCCGCCGGGGCCACCAGTCCCGCGGGCAGCCCCAGGGGCAGTGCGGCGAGGACGTCGACGGGGCTGCCGAACGTGATCAGACTCGCGATCCCCTTGGACCGGCGGTAGGCCGCGGTCTGGTAGGCGAACATCCCGCCCTGCGAATACCCGGCGAGGTGGATGTCACGGCCGGTCGCCTCGACGATCAGGTCGATCGCGTGGCTGATCGCGACCACGTGGTCGGCGAGATTCCGTTCCATCCCGCCTTCTTCGGAGTCGGGTGACCCGAAGTCGACGACCCACGGCGTGATGCCGTTGCGGTGCAGAATCGACACCGCTCCGTTGTGCTCGGTGACGTCATAGACGTTGGCCGACACCATCATCGGCGGCACCAGGACGATGTTCGGGCCGGTCGACGGATCGTCCGGGAAATACCGACGCAGCCGGAACATCTTGTGCGTCTCGACGACCGCGAAAGGCGCCGGTTCGGTACCGGTCTCCAGTCCACCGAACCGCAGCACCTCGAGGCCGTTCTGCGCGGTGGCCAACACCCTGCCGACCGCCCCCACGAGATCGGGGCCCCCGTCCCACACCGCCATCGTGTCGATCCTCCCGTCGTCGGTGTACCGGCCTCACCAGCGCGTTGAATGACGCGGCGTCGGTGACACAGGTCACTGTACCCAGTCGTCCGGGATCAGTGGCGCCCGCCGTGCCCAGCGGTCCAGCGTGTCCGGAGATCGGTGGTCTGGGCCGTGACGACGTCGATCTGCCGCCGGACCTGTCCGGGTGCGGTACCGCCGTGCGCGTTGCGCGACTCGACCGAACCGCGGACGGTCAGGACGTCACGCACCGCCGGCGTCAGCGCCGGATGGACACCGGCCAGCGTCGCGTCGTCGAGTTCGTCCAGGCCGACGCCCCGGGACTCGGCCTCGCGGACACACGCACCTGCGGCCTCGTGCGCCACCCGGAACGGCACGCCCTGTCGGACCATCCATTCGGCGATGTCGGTGGCCAGGGTGAAACCCGCCGGCGCGAGTTCCGCCATGCGATCGGTGTGAAACTCCAGCGTGGCGACCAGGCCGGTCACCGCGGGCAGCAGCAGCTCCAGTTGGGCCACCGCGTCGAAGACCGGTTCCTTGTCCTCCTGCAGGTCCCGGTTGTACGCCAGCGGCTGCGCCTTCAGTGTGGCGAGCAATCCGGTGAGGTCGCCGATGAGACGACCGGCCTTGCCGCGCATGAGTTCGGCGACGTCCGGGTTCTTCTTCTGCGGCATGATCGAGCTGCCGGTGGACCACGCGTCGGCCAGCGTCACGTAGCCGAATTCCGGTGTGCTCCAGATGATCACCTCTTCGGACAACCGGGAGAGGTCGACTGCGATCATCGCGAAGACGAACGCGGCCTCCGCAGCGAAGTCGCGCGATGAGGTGGCATCGATCGAGTTCTCCGCGGGTGCGTCGAAGCCCAGGTCGGCGGCGATCGCCGCCGGATCGAGGCCCAGGGAGGAGCCGGCCAGGGCGCCGGAACCGTAGGGCGACACCGCGGTTCGACGATCCGCGTCGGCGAGCCGGTCGATGTCGCGCAGGAGTGGTTGCGCGTGCGCCAGCAGATGGTGCCCCAGCAGGACCGGCTGTGCGGCCTGCAGGTGCGTCTTGCCCGGCATGATCGCGTCGGGATGGGCCGCCGCCTGTGCGGTGAGCGCGTCGACGATGTCGAGCAGGCCCAACGCGACCCGCCGCATGGCGGCGCGCAGCCACATCCGGAACAGGGTCGCGACCTGGTCGTTG
The genomic region above belongs to Gordonia hongkongensis and contains:
- the argH gene encoding argininosuccinate lyase, with protein sequence MSAGTGGGSGPETGGTTNQGSLWGGRFAGGPAEAMAALSKSTHFDWALAPFDIEASKAHARVLNKAGLLTAGDLTGMLDGLDRLAADVADGSFGPAESDEDVHGALERGLIERVGPELGGRLRAGRSRNDQVATLFRMWLRAAMRRVALGLLDIVDALTAQAAAHPDAIMPGKTHLQAAQPVLLGHHLLAHAQPLLRDIDRLADADRRTAVSPYGSGALAGSSLGLDPAAIAADLGFDAPAENSIDATSSRDFAAEAAFVFAMIAVDLSRLSEEVIIWSTPEFGYVTLADAWSTGSSIMPQKKNPDVAELMRGKAGRLIGDLTGLLATLKAQPLAYNRDLQEDKEPVFDAVAQLELLLPAVTGLVATLEFHTDRMAELAPAGFTLATDIAEWMVRQGVPFRVAHEAAGACVREAESRGVGLDELDDATLAGVHPALTPAVRDVLTVRGSVESRNAHGGTAPGQVRRQIDVVTAQTTDLRTRWTAGHGGRH